tggaCTGCATCTTCAGATATAGATTTAAAAAATGAGACAGAAAGTGCTTAAAGCTATGATATATAGACGTGAACATGGATATGAAATACAATATGAAATAAGacacacaaatttaaaatttttataagacaTGAGATAtagcatataataataataataataataataataataataataataataataataataataatagaaaaataatctcaataacacatctaaaaaattttataaaaatatcttcatctgatttgtataattaaaaagtaatggtaataaaatattattgacGGATGAATTCAATGTGTCAacaatattttattagtattgtCTTTTAACCACACAAATCAGACTTTTCattctataaaattttttaaatgtgcCATCAAGGTTATTTGAACAAAGATTTTTTATAGTTCAATCTTTAAAGAGGAAAGGACCTTAAAGCATGGTCATGCTTTTTCAAAGTGTTTATTTTCAAAAGGTAGGATAATAAAATCACAAGTAAGCACTAGaatgttaaatatatatatagttctATACATGATAGATGCAACTTATAGAGTTTTAAAGTTAAATAGTTACAATCAAGAGTGAGATAAATAACTTTAGATTGTTTTTATcccaatatttatataaaatcatcaataatttaggataaatattataaataagtttttctataatttttttgattttattctcaTAGGATAATCTAATTAATAATAGAAATTAATATTGTTTTCAGTGCATAATAACtattatctttattatttttggtgtaCTATTTATCCAAAAAATTACACAACAAAAAAAGATATCAGATAAAAGTAAGAAAATATAATAGACATTTTACTAGGTACAAAGAAAGATTTTTCGGATAATTACAttatcttttcataatttatctatttattagtaatatattataatagagCTAAAAGTAACTtctgtatttatttttaacttcttaGGCTTTTAACATGATGCCACGTCAATTTTAAGTGGCTTTAGATTCATTCTTAACtttttagaatttcacaattcttttttagaattttacaaTATTGACGAGATGATTCAAGAACTGCCATAcaactaatataattttttaagcaTTCAATATTCTCCAAAagcctttcctttttcaaagaattttttggattttttggatCTCAAGGTACGTTTCTTTGAAACTGTTATACAACTAATATAGTTTTTTAAGCTTTCAATGCTGTCCAAAAACCTTTCCTTTTCTAAAgagttttttggattttttttatctccAAGTGCGTTTCTTTGGAACCGCCATAcaactaatataattttttaagctTTTAATGCTGTCCAAAAACCTTTCCTTTTCTAaagaattttttagtttttttattttcagttgcgtTTCTTTGCAATTGCCATACAATTTTTTTGATCTCAATGTGCATTTTTTTGGAACTGCTATACAATTAATATAGTTTTTTTGGACGGATAGTGGGAATCAAACCCGTGTCTTCTCCTTGACAAAGAGAAATTTTACCCTAGGACATTTGGACTATATCCGcattttttaattgtatttgatatgtaatatatcaattttatttgtgttttaattttatatagatTACTCTATACTTTCAATGTTAATaggatttttaaatattattttttatattttcttactttttaattttatatagatTACTATATCCTTTCAacgttaataaatttttttaataggtATAAATTGAGATAATTCTAATTCATTCTCACATTTTATATTTACTCTTTGTTATATCACTATATAAATCAacatttgctttttttttaaacaaagaaAGCTCAACACAGTAAAGTGGAAAAACacataacaaaaaaagaaacaaaaggaTCAACTCCTATCATCTCCGACATTACCATCAACAACCAAAATGATTAACACATGTTCACTCTTTATAGCTCAAAAACGTCCTTCCTTAAATGTCCTCAACACTTGCTTTTTTGTTGTTAAAAATTCTGACATTTCGTTCTAATCAGATATTTCAGATCACTACAAAAAATTCAGTTAGCAATATTTTCTATTCCTCTCtactttatacaatttttttattcctccTCACATAATCtcatatctctttttttttgttcccTATACACTTTTGCTAAATATATGAAAACTATCATCCTTGCCATGCGTGGAATGTTTGCCATAAACCTATTTAGGGTTTTTCCACCGAATTATAATGACGAACCTATATTTGATTTAGCCTGATCTCATCTCCAATTTGTTTATGAAttattgtttaaatttattACTTCACCGGGTCTAGATGTAAAAATTGCAAAAAAGTACATTGATTATTCGTTTATATCAAAGTTGCTTAATTTATTCGAATTCGGAGATCTAAGAGAAAGAGATTGTTTGAAGACAATTCTACATAAGCTTTATAGAAAATTCACAATGCATAAATCATATATTCGAAAATCAGTTAACAACTTATTTTACAGTTTTGTGTATGAGAATGAGAAACACCGTGGGATTGGTGAGTTGTTAAGAGTTTTATGGAAGTGTGATTAGTGGGTTCACTTTGCCATTGAAGGAGGAACACAAGATATTTTTGTGGAGAGTTTTGATCAATAAGTTTTCATatgattttgttgttttattttcactagataatctaattaataaatagaaattaatactttttttagtgcatattaattattatctcTACTATTTTTGATGTactatttattcaaaaatttgcATAGCAAAAAAAGGTcgataaaaacaagaaaatatagtaaaaatattttactaggTATAAAGAAGATCTCTCAAATAATTACATTATCTTTTcacaatttatttatctattaataatatattataatagaattaaagataatttttatatttattcttaacttcttaaatttttaatatggtGTCACGTCAGTTTTAAATGGCTCTAGAGAGCTCTAGATTTATTCTTAACTTTTTAGAATTTTACTATTCATTCCTTTCTAAAATTCTACAATACTAGGAAGTGATTCAAGAGGTTAAATTCAACATTATTACTTAATTATTTCATTGTAATTCTCAAtaaaacaagaatagaatcaCGCTCCGTAAAATTTTGGAAACCCACGTTCTACCAAGCTGAACTAAGAgcgcttattatttatttttttaataacataataatattatattaataaaatattattaaattttaagtgACACCAATATATTTTAAGTGacaccaatatatatatatctccgATTTGAATCTGTCTCAATTGATCCCTTACTACGTTTCTTACGATAAGTATTAGTTTAAGATATAGATGacataatttgaaattaaaaaatttactatttttggATCACCAATTTAATattctattcaaaatattttttctctataaaaaaatagattccaaaatagatatttatatgagttataaataaaagttgttatttaatagaattatttttatttaaagattctattaaaattaaataaaaaaattctaaaatttgatttctttgattctattaaaaaatataactatttgaaactattttagttaatattatatACAAATTCTATATTCTATTAGAGAATAAAATCCAGCTAATTCAGAGTATTTCAACGTTTGTAtcttttatacatttttttttaatttttcgtaGAAATTGATTGCGCTAATGAATAAACTTTTAATGTTGTCCAAAAACCTTTCCTTTTCCAAAggatttttcgatttttttttttgtttcgaAGTGCATGTCTTTAGAACTGATATAGTTTTTTATTGCCCTACAAAAAGATCGTTTGGGTTTAAGAAAGAGTccgtttggattttttttatgtatacttattcaatgaaatttattttatctattgTGTTATATATAATCTATATAATCTAAATaagattatatataaattagaaaatggatttttttgtATTGCGTCAATTCTCCTTGATAAAGAGAAATTTTACCATTCGACTATAtctatatttttgaattgtATTTGATACGTaatatatcaattttatttgtgttttaattttatatagatTACTCTATATACTTTCAATGttaatagaattttttaaatattatttttcatatttttttattctttaattttatatcggttactatatcttttcaatgttaataaattctttttaataagtataaattgagttaaattttaatttattctcacATTTTATATTTACTCTTTGTTATATCACTATataaatcaacatttatttttctcaatttctttatCCCTCCTCACATAATCtcatatctctttttttttcttaccaCTTTTGCTAAATATATGTAGTAAGTGACTATGTAATTGTATTTATTaggaagaaagtgaaaaagaaaataatagtaactCAACCAACCATAAAAAAGAAGACTTgacttaaattattttttaatccttttatttttaattgaattacttttaactattttatttttacttctcatgtgccttattattatagcttagaatttttttttcttctcatgacatttattttttttttaaattactctATAATTTCATATTCTCCTATTCTCTACTTTTATTTAGGATAGTATATATCttcaatattaatattatttctctttattagctataaacataattcatcttcttttatACTCCTCTctgttatgattattatataatattacaaCTTAggattcttctttatttttcttctcactcttatgtcatttattttttttaggttacTCTATACTTTTTATAGTGtcttactatttatttttatataagataTTATATAGTTTTAATGTTaatgttatttctttttaataggTATAAATTGAGTAATAAAACATAATTCCTCCTCTTCATTCATACTTACTCGTTCTTATGTTTTCTATATAAATTAACATTTACTTGACATCTCttctttatcttctcttttcACATAATAGTATGCCACTTATTCTTTTTTCTCCATTCTTACTAAATATTTTGCACAAGTATTTGAAAAATTTGGTTGATAGCcacaactcttttttttttagtttgataaaaatatgtattagacaataaattcttaaaatactagatctttacaaattttttttatttttggtataaTTGTATTTACTAGTTATCTCATCCAtatattatttcattttttttcaacaatttatattttttaatatcattaattttaatatgttaaaatatatagTATAATCGTGCatcatggaaaataaaattaaaaaattaaatgttaattttaattatatataatgtcttttaaaaaaaattttagttttttatttttaatttaattgtattcattaatcatattattcatgtattacgTCTTTTTTCTTTCAACCATTTACATCTTATAATATCATTTAGTtttaacattattaaaaatatatagtatTATCGTgagtcataaaaaaaattaaaaaaattatttattacttATCTAATTgaattactttttaatttttttatttttaattgaattactTTTAAATCTTGTATCTCTACTTCTAATTTGCCTTATTATTATAGTTTAGGattctttttcatctttcttctcactctcatgatatttattttttttaagttattctataatttttatattatcttaCTTTTTACTCTTATATGGATACTATATGCCTTCaatgttaatatatttttttttattaggtaTAAACATAATTCATCCTCTTTTATACTCACTTTTtcttatgattattatataGCATTACAACgcatttttcttcatttttttctcattcttatatcatttattttttttaggttattCTATACTTTTTATATTCTCTTACTCTTTAGTTTTATATAAGATACTAGATGATTTCaatgttaatattatttttctttaatatgtataaattaaataataaaacataatttatcttcttctttcatacttattcttttttatgtttCCATATAAATCAACTTCACTTCACATCTCTTTTTTATCTCCtctttttatataatatcatgctattcattctttttccttcattcttACTAATATTTGACACAAGTATTGAAAGAATTCGATTGTTGACCATAACTCTTTTTTTAGTTTGCTAAACTTATATTAGGTAATAAATTCCCAAAATTCtatacttttataactttttaagggttttttttttaatttttagtctaATTATATTCATTAGTTATAtctatatatcattttttttctttcaacaatttaattagatttttttaatatcatttaACTATGATATGTTTAAAATATATGGTACTATTGTgaatcatgaaaaataaaattaaaaaattaaatgttaattttaattatatatcatattttttataatttctttttaatttttctttttttagtctagttatattcattaattatattatccatatatcacttctttttcctttcaaccatttacatttttaatatcatttcgttctaatattattgaaaatgcAGTCTTATTGTgaatcatgaaaaataaaataaaaaaattgaatgttaATTTCAACTATtgcaatattatatttaaaattgtatttcATCTAACAGTTTTATATTTGTACTATAatacttaaatataattttaaaaaaataaaaagtactacttaagtgaataaaaataaaaataatataaaatcaaataaatatgctGCTTGCAGTTAATTGCAGGGCCATATGTAGAAAACACTAGACAAAGTGGTAAATCTCATGCTAAACAAACTCAGAAGTTGAGTTATTGAGTAAAGCTTGATCCAAATGAGAAACCATTTCAGAATGCTTTTGTTGAGTAGAAGCTTTTGGTCTGTGAAACAGTATCAGCTCATCAATATCTTCAGTTTTTCCATGGCACTGCAGTTCACATATCATTAGTtaacaaaaaatacacaaattcgGCTTGTTAGAAGTTTGCAACAAGAGGATCGTCTAGGTGAAAAATATCACATTGTTTACAACACTTAAAATAATGCCATCAATACATCATAGACGAGGGACGGAAAAAAATACCTATCTGGAAGGGCTGGAAACAGCTCTTTAACTACTTGAATGACAGCTAAACTTTCTGTGTTCCCAGATGAGGAATGTTCCGTTTCTGTATGAAACAGAAAAGAGAAAATCAATATTGACTACACAATAACACAATTCTCACAGCAGGATGCGAACACTAGTCAAATGTGTTAGATAGTAATggatgaaaaattgaaaattacaTATTCTAAAATGGAATAATATGGTCGCCAaattagcaaaaataatagCAAAGTTATTTCCATCATCATAACAGGTAAAATGCAGAAGTcttacttatttttcttttcctcttaaaaaaagaaaaagcaggCAGTTTTAATACCTTGGACATCTTCAATTGGATTATCACTGCTGAGGTATAATCTCTGGTTTGCTTTTATATCTAGGCCTTCAATTATGGCAAATTCTTTCAATAAATGACCTACAAGATTATATGCAAGCATACTTGTCTTATCACAAGCATCTTGGATGGCTAGGTATTGGTTCCTCTCGATGCTTTGCTTAGTGGAGGTGGGTTCTGTTTCCTCACAAGACATGCAAGATGAGTCTCTCATGACGTATCTCATAACTACGTCAGTACCTGATTCATGTAAGGCAGGTTTGTCGACAATATATTCTCTGTCGGGTGAAGCACCACAAAACCTACCTGATTCATGTAAGGCAGGTTTGTTGACAATATATTCTCTGTCGGGTGAAACACCACAAAACCTCCCACTGGTTGTAGATGGACAGAATGAAACATCTTCCTCTTTAATGGAAGTAGAGGGTTGAAACAAAACTGGTGCAAAATCCCCAATACTTTCTGCTTCATAGTTTGAATATATTCTATCCTCATTAAGTTtatcatgatcatcatcatcaaccccACTATCACTATCattactttcttccaattcctcCCCATATGCATCTTTAAAGTCTTGATCAAATCCATGGTCAGGCAACAAATCCAAAACAATCTGTTTTGTCTGGGCACTTATACCTAGTATGTAGTCAACTTCTTTGTCAATATACTTCCTACTGAATACTACATTGTCTgtgatctttgaattcttatGAATAACAGCAATGATATGTGATAGAGACTTTGGAATGCTATCCATATCAACACACTCAAATAGAAACTCGGTCAAAAGATTAACAAAAGCTGTCCTTAAGCTCCTATTTGATATTTTGGCCTCGGGTTCTATCAGAAGCTGTAAATTTCTTAGCACTGGTAATGTAACTTCATTTTTAACAGACCATATAGCATTCATTATATTAGTCTGCAATGATTTTATATCAGGTGGGAATTGGTAAAATTCTCTTGCAAATATTTTGTCCCGACCAAGTGTCAGTTTTAGGGATAAGTCTGCTACTGCCATGGCTTTGGCTAATGGCTCTTGTAGATCACCTTTACTATCAAGTTGAAAAAACATCTCCCTACAGGTTTTGTTCACTAGCTTGATAAGTTTTTTTCGTCCCCAACCGTGTTTACAGGGTTGTAACTGATGCGTGCATTTCACTCCCTTAAGTTTGTTATACATTGCAATCAAGGTTTTAGAAGGAAAACTCTCAAGCCGACGCAGTACCTTCACTGCAGCAGCATAACAAGATTCAGATTTTAACACAGAAAAAGGTTCACACCTATTTCGGAATTGCTGTggattgctgagaagatgaaaAATCTGTTTACGACTTTCCAGCTGACGGTGATTAAGCCTTTTGCTACCAAGAGCACTTGAGAGAGAACCCTTGACAGTTTGCTTCAAATTGTGACGAGTTTTCTCACACTTGACTGAGCCATCCGCAACAATCTTTGCAAGAAGGTATAGTCCCTTGGTGGACAAATTATCAAGGACCGATAATATCAACCTTTTCAGTTTCACTTTGGGCATGTTAATCAAATGCATATCGTCCAAAAGAATATCATCATCTATTCCGACATCGGATACTCCAAAGGCACTTTCAACACGAGCTCTTACTGTATCATAAAATAACTGAAATTGACATTAAAATGTCAATTCATCATTCAAATAGCAATGCAAGTAAGCTGTAAACAATAGATAACCGAGGGCACACTTACATCATCTTCCCTGAGTAAAGACTCGGACAAAAACCTGCAGacaaaatgataataataataataaaaataaaaataaattattaaaacctACAATTGAACCTGATACTGTAAAAAAgaagtaattaataaaatagaggCACTCACTCCTTTTGGAAAAATTCGGACTTCTTCAATTTTCTTCTCTCAGATTTGGTGGGTGGAAAGGCCAACAAAAACCtgcaatatttttatattaatttaactaatattaacatTAACAAAGCTGAATTCAATCTAATTGGAAACTAAAATCACAATTAACACGGGAAGGATGAAGGGAGGGGGAAGTTGAGAAATTAATGTAACTACCTCCTCTTAAGCTTAATATGCTTGTGTTGCTTcttaatttcagaaaaaatTGAGAGTGCGTCGGTTTTATCAAACTTCATTGTTGTATTAGCAGTAATCACTGCTCCAATATGCCGTCGCTGCTTTTGAACCCTAACAAGAAAACTTCAGCAGAAATTTTACAAACTGAGAATACGGGATCCGAATATGGATAATTTTTAcaccatttaaaaaaataaagaaaaagaagaacgaaAGAGAACAAAAATACAGCAACTTTATTGAATTTTTGTGGTTGCAGCAGCTATCTTAATTAACAAAAGGAAACAGCACAGCACATCACtatgcaaaaatcaaataatcaattaatcaacataatcaattaatcaaataatcaattaatcattaaataaaatcacaaaacaTTCAATAATCAACATCCTGCGATTTGATTTCCAgagcattaaaaaaattttaaaaaacgaAGAACAAGTGAGCAGTGAGCACTGACCTTCGGTCTGAGACGGCGAGCACGAGGGCGAGCGGAGTCAGCAGACAAAGACGACGGCGAGAAGAGAGCAGACGAAGACGACGGCGAGCAGACGAAGAAGCTGCGCGCCTGCGATTGGTGAGTCGGAGAGCTAACAGGGGTTGGAGACTTCGAGAACGCCGACAGGAGGAAGAGAGAAGCCCCTGAGTGGGACTCCCTGCGGCAATGGATCACTCCCTGCGGCGGCGGTGGAGGCTAGGGTTGCAGGGGCACAGGCTCACTCCGCCGAGTGCTTTCTGAAATCTGAAGGAAGGGGCTAGGGGCGGGGGTACATCTGCTAAAGgctggttttttttttcttgttttttcgGAAAAGAATCGAAACAGCATCGTTTTAGTTAGGGCTGGACAAAAATATTCAGATTTC
The genomic region above belongs to Arachis duranensis cultivar V14167 chromosome 3, aradu.V14167.gnm2.J7QH, whole genome shotgun sequence and contains:
- the LOC107476748 gene encoding uncharacterized protein LOC107476748 isoform X1 → MKFDKTDALSIFSEIKKQHKHIKLKRRFLLAFPPTKSERRKLKKSEFFQKEFLSESLLREDDLFYDTVRARVESAFGVSDVGIDDDILLDDMHLINMPKVKLKRLILSVLDNLSTKGLYLLAKIVADGSVKCEKTRHNLKQTVKGSLSSALGSKRLNHRQLESRKQIFHLLSNPQQFRNRCEPFSVLKSESCYAAAVKVLRRLESFPSKTLIAMYNKLKGVKCTHQLQPCKHGWGRKKLIKLVNKTCREMFFQLDSKGDLQEPLAKAMAVADLSLKLTLGRDKIFAREFYQFPPDIKSLQTNIMNAIWSVKNEVTLPVLRNLQLLIEPEAKISNRSLRTAFVNLLTEFLFECVDMDSIPKSLSHIIAVIHKNSKITDNVVFSRKYIDKEVDYILGISAQTKQIVLDLLPDHGFDQDFKDAYGEELEESNDSDSGVDDDDHDKLNEDRIYSNYEAESIGDFAPVLFQPSTSIKEEDVSFCPSTTSGRFCGVSPDREYIVNKPALHESGRFCGASPDREYIVDKPALHESGTDVVMRYVMRDSSCMSCEETEPTSTKQSIERNQYLAIQDACDKTSMLAYNLVGHLLKEFAIIEGLDIKANQRLYLSSDNPIEDVQETEHSSSGNTESLAVIQVVKELFPALPDSAMEKLKILMS
- the LOC107476748 gene encoding uncharacterized protein LOC107476748 isoform X2; translation: MKFDKTDALSIFSEIKKQHKHIKLKRRFLLAFPPTKSERRKLKKSEFFQKEFLSESLLREDDLFYDTVRARVESAFGVSDVGIDDDILLDDMHLINMPKVKLKRLILSVLDNLSTKGLYLLAKIVADGSVKCEKTRHNLKQTVKGSLSSALGSKRLNHRQLESRKQIFHLLSNPQQFRNRCEPFSVLKSESCYAAAVKVLRRLESFPSKTLIAMYNKLKGVKCTHQLQPCKHGWGRKKLIKLVNKTCREMFFQLDSKGDLQEPLAKAMAVADLSLKLTLGRDKIFAREFYQFPPDIKSLQTNIMNAIWSVKNEVTLPVLRNLQLLIEPEAKISNRSLRTAFVNLLTEFLFECVDMDSIPKSLSHIIAVIHKNSKITDNVVFSRKYIDKEVDYILGISAQTKQIVLDLLPDHGFDQDFKDAYGEELEESNDSDSGVDDDDHDKLNEDRIYSNYEAESIGDFAPVLFQPSTSIKEEDVSFCPSTTSGRFCGASPDREYIVDKPALHESGTDVVMRYVMRDSSCMSCEETEPTSTKQSIERNQYLAIQDACDKTSMLAYNLVGHLLKEFAIIEGLDIKANQRLYLSSDNPIEDVQETEHSSSGNTESLAVIQVVKELFPALPDSAMEKLKILMS
- the LOC107476748 gene encoding uncharacterized protein LOC107476748 isoform X3 is translated as MHLINMPKVKLKRLILSVLDNLSTKGLYLLAKIVADGSVKCEKTRHNLKQTVKGSLSSALGSKRLNHRQLESRKQIFHLLSNPQQFRNRCEPFSVLKSESCYAAAVKVLRRLESFPSKTLIAMYNKLKGVKCTHQLQPCKHGWGRKKLIKLVNKTCREMFFQLDSKGDLQEPLAKAMAVADLSLKLTLGRDKIFAREFYQFPPDIKSLQTNIMNAIWSVKNEVTLPVLRNLQLLIEPEAKISNRSLRTAFVNLLTEFLFECVDMDSIPKSLSHIIAVIHKNSKITDNVVFSRKYIDKEVDYILGISAQTKQIVLDLLPDHGFDQDFKDAYGEELEESNDSDSGVDDDDHDKLNEDRIYSNYEAESIGDFAPVLFQPSTSIKEEDVSFCPSTTSGRFCGVSPDREYIVNKPALHESGRFCGASPDREYIVDKPALHESGTDVVMRYVMRDSSCMSCEETEPTSTKQSIERNQYLAIQDACDKTSMLAYNLVGHLLKEFAIIEGLDIKANQRLYLSSDNPIEDVQETEHSSSGNTESLAVIQVVKELFPALPDSAMEKLKILMS